Genomic window (Paucidesulfovibrio gracilis DSM 16080):
ACAGCAGTTGTTTTCACAGTTTTCACAGCTTAGCCCCACGTGTTGGGCCGCTTCGTCATAGGCGCTGACCATGCGGTCGTAGAGAGCGGCGAGCTTGCGAAAGGCTGCCTTGGGAGTCAATTTGTTCATCGTGATGGCCTGATTTGGTGTTCGGCGTCCAGCCAGTGCAGGATCTGGCGCACGGTTTCTTCGGGCGCGGGGGTGTCTGTGGCGAATTCCACGTCCGAGGCGTGGCGATAGAGGGGCAGGCGTTCGGCGTGCAGCTCGGCCTTGGTTTTGCCGCCAATGGCCAGTCCCCGGTTGGGGGCCGCGTCCACGCGTGCGGCAAAGGTTTCCGGTTCCACGTGCAGATGGACCACCGGACCCAGGGAGCGGATGCGTTCCACGGCGCGGGAGCCGTAGACC
Coding sequences:
- the thrB gene encoding homoserine kinase, producing the protein MPETDIETRCVTLVGIAGAGKSTVGRLLANELNWAHVDTDQLLEAYYAMPLQDLLDSVGLEKFLELEEHQVANLGIQRCIVSTGGSVVYGSRAVERIRSLGPVVHLHVEPETFAARVDAAPNRGLAIGGKTKAELHAERLPLYRHASDVEFATDTPAPEETVRQILHWLDAEHQIRPSR